A single region of the Fenollaria sporofastidiosus genome encodes:
- a CDS encoding ABC transporter permease subunit, giving the protein MKKRNKFFTVNEYTVPVMFIIICAIGIIFSRFTPQFLISQVVIRFARNAFLVLSLLIPIVAGLGINFGMVLGAMAGQIALIFVENWGITGLPAILIAALVSIPISVVLGLFAGGVLNKAKSREMITSMILGFFMTGIYQFFVLYIFGGIIPFGNKSLILSRGYGVRNAIDLQSQKGLDKLLDRIVGQDLSIFGVQLPIATFIVIILACLFIVWFRKTKLGQDMRAVGADMKIAEDAGINVDKTRLKAIVISTVMAAFGQIIYLQNIGNLNTYNGADQTALYAAAALLIGGASVSKATIKNALVGTVLFHLMFIVMPTAGANITGNSMIGEYLRTFISYAVVTVTLILHSIRRKSEAQEQMEKLKDEESKK; this is encoded by the coding sequence ATGAAAAAGCGTAATAAATTCTTTACAGTAAATGAATACACCGTTCCTGTGATGTTCATCATCATATGCGCGATAGGTATAATATTTAGTAGATTCACACCACAATTTTTGATCTCACAAGTAGTTATAAGATTTGCAAGAAACGCCTTTTTGGTACTTTCATTACTAATACCTATAGTTGCCGGTCTAGGCATCAACTTTGGTATGGTACTAGGAGCCATGGCAGGACAAATCGCACTTATCTTTGTTGAGAACTGGGGCATAACAGGACTACCAGCAATACTAATTGCTGCACTAGTTTCCATCCCAATCTCCGTAGTTTTAGGTTTGTTCGCAGGTGGCGTACTAAACAAAGCAAAGTCAAGAGAAATGATCACATCCATGATACTAGGTTTCTTCATGACAGGTATCTACCAATTCTTCGTACTATACATCTTTGGTGGTATCATACCATTTGGCAACAAGAGCCTAATACTATCACGTGGTTATGGTGTTAGAAACGCAATCGACCTACAAAGTCAAAAAGGACTAGATAAGTTATTAGATAGAATCGTTGGCCAAGACCTATCCATATTCGGAGTACAACTACCAATTGCTACCTTCATAGTTATCATACTAGCTTGTCTTTTCATAGTTTGGTTTAGAAAGACAAAACTAGGACAAGACATGAGAGCCGTTGGAGCCGATATGAAGATAGCCGAAGACGCAGGTATCAACGTTGACAAGACAAGACTTAAAGCCATCGTCATCTCAACAGTTATGGCAGCCTTCGGACAAATCATCTACCTACAAAACATAGGTAACCTAAACACATATAACGGCGCAGACCAAACAGCACTATATGCAGCAGCAGCACTACTAATAGGTGGAGCGAGCGTATCAAAGGCGACAATCAAAAACGCCCTTGTTGGTACAGTACTTTTCCACTTGATGTTCATAGTAATGCCTACAGCAGGTGCTAACATCACAGGTAACTCAATGATAGGTGAGTACCTAAGAACATTCATCTCATACGCAGTCGTTACAGTTACACTTATACTTCACTCTATAAGAAGAAAGAGCGAAGCACAAGAACAAATGGAAAAATTAAAAGACGAAGAAAGCAAAAAATAA
- a CDS encoding DUF3793 family protein yields MCEVKFESILANHCSPVLMGTKLSNLISVSKQDAGHGDELLKKYKSAFKTYGIAIEMLCECDERMQLFVYNEERLRRHLHKESIASFLMDYGYSSSDLSSCLAVLKAKLRHFEFPHEIGIFLGFPLDDVRSFIENQGQNYIYCSYWKVYHNPDLARRTFDLYDRLRAFVKSRLDEGDSIEVVMRDVYKSSKGLHDLLNAY; encoded by the coding sequence ATGTGCGAGGTGAAGTTTGAGAGCATCTTAGCAAATCACTGCTCACCTGTCCTTATGGGGACTAAGCTATCGAATTTAATATCTGTTTCGAAGCAGGACGCAGGTCATGGCGATGAGCTTCTCAAGAAGTACAAAAGTGCATTTAAGACTTATGGCATTGCCATAGAAATGCTTTGTGAGTGCGACGAGAGAATGCAACTTTTTGTCTACAATGAAGAAAGGCTTAGGAGGCATCTACATAAGGAGAGTATAGCGAGCTTTCTTATGGACTACGGTTACAGTAGTAGTGACCTAAGTAGCTGTCTAGCTGTGCTTAAGGCTAAGCTTAGACACTTTGAATTTCCTCACGAGATTGGTATCTTTTTAGGTTTTCCGCTAGATGATGTCAGAAGCTTTATCGAAAATCAAGGACAAAACTACATCTACTGCTCTTACTGGAAGGTTTATCACAATCCCGACCTTGCTAGGCGCACCTTCGACCTATATGACAGGCTCAGAGCCTTTGTTAAGTCTAGGCTCGATGAGGGTGACTCTATCGAGGTAGTAATGCGCGATGTTTACAAGAGTTCTAAAGGACTACACGATTTATTGAATGCTTATTAA
- a CDS encoding DUF3798 domain-containing protein yields the protein MMKRVLAMLIALIMMFSLVACNKNDAPATDANKTEGEKTTEATDGEAKDGEATEASDFHIGVVTGTVSQSEDEQRGCEAMIKKYGDAKEGGLIVHKNYPDNFSAEQETTIQQIVSLADDPKLKVIVVNQGVPGTAAAFKQVKERRPDIFCFVSNSQEDPNLIESAADLVIDPDNVTRGYLIPLAAQKMGAKKFVHVSFPRHMSIELLSLRKDIMEATCDKIGMEFAMETAPDPTSDIGIPGAQNFILEQMPAWVQKYGKDTAFFATNDAHTEPMLLKIAELGALFVEQDLPSPILGYPGALGLDLKDAAGDFPKIVEKEEEVLSKKNPGRMGTWTYSYGFSTTQALIELGKRMVESGKDMMNTDDVAAVLSDMTPGAAWKATVYKDRTSMEERKNHLLVLQDTYVFGKGFLKMTDEEVPDIYKMLEDFQSKK from the coding sequence ATGATGAAAAGAGTACTTGCGATGTTAATCGCGCTAATTATGATGTTTTCTCTAGTAGCATGTAACAAAAACGATGCACCTGCTACTGACGCAAACAAGACTGAAGGCGAAAAAACTACTGAAGCTACTGATGGCGAAGCTAAAGACGGCGAAGCTACTGAAGCTAGTGATTTTCACATCGGTGTTGTAACTGGTACTGTATCACAATCTGAAGACGAACAACGTGGTTGTGAAGCTATGATCAAGAAATACGGAGATGCTAAGGAAGGTGGACTTATCGTTCACAAGAACTATCCTGACAACTTCTCTGCTGAACAAGAAACAACTATCCAACAAATAGTTTCTCTTGCTGACGACCCTAAGCTAAAAGTTATCGTTGTTAACCAAGGTGTACCTGGTACTGCAGCAGCATTTAAGCAAGTTAAGGAAAGACGTCCTGACATTTTCTGCTTCGTATCTAACTCTCAAGAAGACCCTAACCTTATCGAAAGCGCAGCTGACTTAGTTATCGACCCAGATAACGTTACTCGTGGATATTTAATCCCACTAGCTGCTCAAAAGATGGGTGCTAAGAAATTCGTTCACGTTTCTTTCCCAAGACATATGTCAATCGAACTATTGTCCTTAAGAAAAGATATCATGGAAGCAACTTGTGATAAGATCGGTATGGAATTTGCTATGGAAACTGCACCGGACCCAACAAGTGATATCGGTATCCCAGGCGCACAAAACTTCATTTTGGAACAAATGCCAGCTTGGGTTCAAAAGTATGGTAAAGACACAGCATTCTTTGCAACAAACGATGCTCACACTGAACCAATGCTTTTAAAAATCGCTGAATTAGGCGCATTATTCGTAGAACAAGACTTACCATCTCCAATACTTGGATATCCAGGAGCTCTAGGACTTGACCTTAAAGACGCTGCTGGCGACTTCCCTAAGATTGTAGAAAAAGAAGAAGAAGTATTATCTAAGAAGAACCCTGGTAGAATGGGTACTTGGACTTATTCATACGGTTTCTCTACAACTCAAGCTCTAATCGAACTTGGTAAGAGAATGGTTGAATCTGGTAAAGACATGATGAACACTGACGACGTTGCAGCTGTATTATCTGACATGACTCCAGGTGCTGCTTGGAAGGCAACTGTTTACAAAGACAGAACAAGCATGGAAGAAAGAAAGAACCACTTACTAGTACTACAAGACACTTACGTATTTGGTAAAGGTTTCTTAAAGATGACTGATGAAGAAGTTCCTGATATCTATAAGATGCTAGAAGATTTTCAATCTAAGAAATAG
- a CDS encoding MFS transporter: MKKLLKNKSYLSYFFASALSMGASNILQFALALYILDMTGSPLIYASILSIIIIPRIILTPIAGVLGDRLRRIDIMKVLNFAQALLMLIYAIFAIFYKNISLIAVYALVVLLEMIEVFYNAAENSILAEIIDQDLMEEAVAFSKVDDGIVYVTTPMLAAFIYKQFALSGSFILVCALMSLTFILNFFIETPFEVKGNHDGENSFKGYFTDFKEGLVELSKNKFAKVFVVVAPLINFSFDAVCSVIITYVFLEVFKLDEYVYGVYRTITALVSITLPFIILPVVKKFKPLKLLKCASLSIATCIFLMGAAVYYGSLDLENNVIISVILITIFDCLIISSVMPLNIATQVFFQKNVKDEYRSRILSVLRMLVLSSIPLGNMFYGFLANTFEAHICIFVGSLAVFITYPLILYLSRE; this comes from the coding sequence ATGAAAAAATTACTTAAAAACAAAAGTTACTTAAGTTATTTTTTTGCAAGCGCTTTGTCGATGGGTGCGTCAAATATTTTGCAGTTTGCTTTGGCTCTATACATCTTGGATATGACAGGTTCTCCCTTGATTTACGCCTCTATACTTTCTATAATCATAATTCCAAGGATAATATTGACACCCATAGCTGGTGTTTTAGGTGACAGGCTAAGACGTATAGATATAATGAAGGTTTTAAACTTTGCTCAGGCTCTTCTTATGCTAATATATGCGATATTTGCAATTTTTTACAAAAATATTTCTCTTATTGCGGTTTACGCTCTTGTAGTTCTTCTTGAGATGATTGAGGTTTTTTACAATGCGGCGGAAAATTCAATACTCGCTGAGATTATTGATCAGGATCTTATGGAGGAAGCTGTCGCTTTTTCAAAAGTGGATGATGGCATTGTCTATGTGACTACACCTATGCTTGCGGCATTTATCTACAAGCAATTTGCTTTGAGTGGATCTTTTATTTTGGTTTGTGCCTTGATGAGTTTAACATTTATTTTGAATTTCTTCATAGAAACGCCTTTTGAAGTCAAGGGCAATCACGACGGGGAAAATTCTTTTAAAGGCTATTTTACTGATTTTAAAGAAGGTTTAGTTGAGCTAAGCAAAAATAAATTTGCAAAGGTCTTTGTTGTTGTAGCTCCCTTAATAAATTTTTCTTTTGATGCAGTTTGTTCAGTAATTATAACTTATGTTTTTTTAGAAGTTTTTAAGCTTGATGAATATGTTTATGGCGTCTATAGAACGATAACTGCATTAGTGAGCATAACTCTACCATTTATTATACTACCTGTAGTTAAAAAATTTAAGCCGCTAAAATTATTGAAGTGTGCTTCTTTATCTATAGCCACATGCATCTTTTTAATGGGAGCAGCTGTTTACTACGGCAGCTTGGATTTGGAAAATAATGTGATTATTAGCGTTATCTTGATAACAATTTTTGACTGCTTAATAATTAGTTCAGTTATGCCGCTTAATATAGCGACACAGGTTTTTTTCCAAAAGAATGTTAAGGATGAGTACAGAAGTAGGATTTTATCAGTGCTTAGAATGCTTGTTCTATCATCGATACCTCTTGGCAATATGTTTTATGGATTTCTAGCAAATACATTTGAGGCTCATATATGTATCTTTGTCGGCAGTTTGGCAGTTTTTATAACATATCCACTTATTTTATATCTATCGAGAGAATAA
- a CDS encoding ABC transporter permease subunit — MREESFVKKVGLPRIIIFFFIVGLFIVGSFIGVDLKRSFIDVLTRFGMNAILVLSMIPMIQAGCGLNFGLPVGLIGGMLGAVLSLELRLTGFGGVMFALGLGMLFGAIFGWVYGLILNRVKGDEMIIATYVGFSFIALMNIFWVVLPFRNPESVMGFNGEGLRTTISLKAYWEKAFSRILGIELQTASELGDKLLIPTGMFIVFAIFAYLVYLFFKSKKGTTMTAVGSNENYARAAGAHINKTRMLAVILSCAIGAAGMVIYEQSYGFVQMYNAPQFFAFPSVAAILLGGASIKKANIKNVLIGTLLFQGILTMTPTVINTAIKVDISEVLRLIISNGLILFALTRKEGGK; from the coding sequence ATGAGAGAAGAAAGTTTTGTTAAAAAAGTAGGACTTCCTAGAATAATCATTTTCTTTTTCATAGTAGGACTTTTCATAGTAGGATCCTTTATAGGTGTTGACCTTAAGAGATCTTTCATAGACGTTCTAACACGTTTCGGTATGAACGCAATACTAGTATTATCAATGATACCTATGATACAAGCAGGCTGCGGACTTAACTTTGGTTTGCCAGTTGGACTTATAGGTGGTATGCTAGGCGCAGTTTTATCCTTAGAGTTAAGACTAACAGGATTTGGCGGCGTAATGTTTGCCCTTGGTCTAGGAATGCTTTTCGGAGCAATCTTTGGCTGGGTATATGGTTTAATTTTGAATAGAGTTAAAGGCGACGAAATGATTATCGCAACATACGTTGGTTTCTCATTCATCGCACTAATGAATATATTCTGGGTAGTACTTCCATTTAGAAATCCTGAATCAGTTATGGGTTTCAACGGTGAAGGTTTAAGAACAACTATATCCTTAAAGGCATACTGGGAGAAAGCCTTCTCTCGTATACTTGGTATAGAACTACAAACAGCAAGCGAGCTAGGAGACAAATTACTTATACCAACAGGTATGTTCATAGTCTTCGCAATATTTGCATATTTAGTTTATTTATTCTTCAAATCTAAAAAAGGTACAACAATGACAGCTGTTGGCTCAAACGAAAACTACGCAAGAGCAGCAGGTGCACACATCAACAAGACAAGGATGCTAGCAGTAATCCTTTCATGCGCAATAGGCGCAGCTGGTATGGTTATCTACGAACAAAGTTACGGCTTCGTTCAAATGTATAACGCACCACAATTCTTCGCTTTCCCAAGCGTTGCAGCCATACTACTTGGCGGTGCATCCATTAAGAAAGCTAATATAAAGAACGTTTTGATAGGTACACTACTTTTCCAAGGTATACTTACAATGACACCAACAGTTATTAATACAGCAATCAAGGTTGATATATCAGAAGTTTTAAGACTTATCATATCAAACGGACTTATACTATTTGCCTTGACACGTAAGGAGGGTGGAAAATAA
- a CDS encoding sugar ABC transporter ATP-binding protein, with product MGELLEFRNVGKSFSGNHVLKDVSFKLKEGEILGLVGENGAGKSTMMNILFGMSFIKETGGYEGDVLINGEKVNFKNPIDALNAGIGMVHQEFSLIPEFTATENILLNREITKKNPISAIFGKQLETLERSTMEEKAKEAIEKLGVDINSKTLAKDMPVGHKQFLEIARELSKEKVKLIIMDEPTAVLTESEADILIDAMKRLAKKGISIIFISHRLREIIDVCDKVIVLRDGEIIKDTENKDLNIMEIASWMVGRDMSKKEQAKELRQIGDETIMKVEHLYVDMPGESVRDVSFEVKKGEILGVCGLAGQGKLGIPNGIMGLYPSGGSVTYEGEPLDIAHTKEVLKKNLAFVSEDRRGVGLLLDEGIDWNIAFDAMMVNDRFTKKVGPFKFRDDKAMKEAALKYIDELEIRTQGPSEKAKNLSGGNQQKVCLAKAFALEPKFLFVSEPTRGIDIGAKSLVLEALKKYNREHDTSIVIISSELEELRSIADRILVIFEGKVFGELLPTDPVEYFGLMMAGTKPEEV from the coding sequence ATGGGCGAGTTATTAGAGTTTAGAAATGTAGGAAAAAGCTTCTCCGGTAACCATGTTTTAAAGGATGTTTCTTTCAAACTTAAAGAAGGGGAGATTCTAGGACTTGTAGGAGAAAATGGTGCTGGTAAATCGACCATGATGAACATACTCTTTGGTATGAGTTTCATTAAAGAGACTGGTGGCTATGAAGGAGATGTTCTTATCAATGGTGAAAAGGTTAACTTCAAAAACCCTATCGACGCACTAAATGCCGGTATCGGTATGGTGCATCAAGAGTTTTCATTGATTCCTGAATTTACTGCAACAGAAAATATATTGTTAAATCGTGAGATTACTAAGAAGAATCCAATCTCTGCTATCTTTGGTAAGCAATTGGAAACATTAGAGAGATCTACGATGGAAGAGAAGGCAAAAGAAGCTATCGAAAAGCTTGGAGTAGATATAAACTCAAAGACTTTGGCAAAGGATATGCCAGTTGGTCACAAGCAATTTTTGGAGATAGCAAGAGAGCTTTCTAAAGAAAAAGTAAAATTAATTATCATGGACGAGCCGACAGCGGTACTAACTGAGTCGGAAGCTGATATACTGATTGACGCGATGAAGAGACTTGCAAAGAAAGGTATTTCCATCATCTTCATCTCTCACAGACTTCGTGAAATCATCGATGTTTGTGACAAAGTTATAGTTCTTCGTGACGGAGAAATTATTAAAGATACTGAAAACAAAGACCTTAATATCATGGAGATAGCAAGCTGGATGGTTGGCCGTGATATGTCAAAGAAGGAACAGGCTAAGGAGCTTAGACAGATCGGAGACGAAACTATCATGAAGGTTGAACACCTTTATGTAGATATGCCGGGTGAGTCGGTTCGTGATGTTTCCTTCGAAGTTAAGAAAGGCGAGATACTTGGAGTGTGCGGTCTAGCTGGACAAGGCAAGCTTGGTATACCAAACGGTATCATGGGTCTATATCCATCAGGAGGCAGCGTTACTTATGAAGGTGAGCCGTTAGATATCGCACATACAAAGGAAGTTTTGAAGAAGAACCTAGCCTTTGTATCTGAAGACCGCCGTGGTGTTGGCTTACTTCTTGACGAAGGTATTGACTGGAACATAGCTTTCGATGCAATGATGGTCAACGATAGATTCACTAAGAAAGTTGGTCCATTTAAGTTCAGAGACGACAAGGCGATGAAAGAAGCCGCACTTAAATACATTGACGAGCTTGAAATAAGGACACAAGGTCCTAGTGAAAAGGCAAAGAACTTATCAGGTGGTAATCAACAAAAGGTATGTTTGGCAAAGGCATTTGCCCTTGAACCAAAATTCTTATTTGTATCAGAGCCAACTCGTGGTATAGACATAGGTGCGAAGTCACTAGTTCTTGAAGCACTTAAAAAGTACAACAGAGAACACGACACATCCATAGTCATAATATCGAGTGAGCTTGAAGAGCTAAGAAGCATAGCTGACAGAATACTTGTTATATTTGAAGGAAAAGTTTTTGGAGAGCTATTACCTACAGATCCGGTAGAGTACTTTGGACTAATGATGGCCGGAACTAAACCGGAGGAGGTGTAG
- a CDS encoding phosphate/phosphite/phosphonate ABC transporter substrate-binding protein — translation MTNKIKVGAVLYDPKVSIIWDMIHKFFEERGMEVEGVYFKDYDLQVDAVVNGDIDIAWNSPLAWLQTQIRTHGKSENGPMRDTDRDRKTICLVKKGSGIKSFEDLKGKKIGFGAFDSPQARLIPIYYLKTKGLEYGKDYEEVRFDKGVGLNGDHVGGELDAVKALEAGDVDCAFTIDLNFNAWSKDGTIDANALEVLGETPHFDHCIFSARVGFPSEDFKAWAKILLQMDYNDPEHKKIMDLEGLREWVEGRTSGFEQITNADKYLDFFGKYRD, via the coding sequence ATGACTAATAAAATTAAAGTTGGAGCAGTTCTTTATGATCCAAAAGTTAGTATCATTTGGGATATGATCCACAAATTTTTTGAAGAAAGAGGCATGGAAGTTGAAGGAGTTTACTTCAAGGACTATGACTTACAAGTAGATGCTGTTGTTAACGGCGATATTGATATCGCTTGGAACTCACCATTAGCTTGGTTACAAACTCAAATCAGGACTCACGGAAAAAGTGAAAATGGTCCTATGAGAGATACAGATAGAGACAGAAAGACTATCTGCCTAGTTAAAAAAGGCTCAGGCATAAAATCTTTTGAAGATCTTAAGGGCAAAAAGATAGGCTTCGGCGCATTTGATAGCCCTCAAGCAAGACTTATTCCTATCTATTATTTAAAAACTAAAGGCTTAGAATATGGCAAAGACTACGAAGAAGTAAGATTTGACAAGGGTGTTGGCCTTAACGGAGACCATGTTGGCGGCGAACTTGACGCTGTGAAAGCACTTGAGGCAGGCGATGTAGACTGCGCTTTCACTATTGATTTAAACTTCAACGCTTGGTCAAAGGACGGCACTATCGATGCAAACGCTCTAGAAGTTTTAGGCGAAACACCTCACTTCGATCACTGTATATTCTCAGCTCGCGTAGGCTTCCCATCAGAAGACTTCAAAGCTTGGGCTAAGATACTTCTTCAAATGGACTATAATGATCCAGAACACAAGAAGATTATGGACCTTGAAGGCCTTAGAGAATGGGTTGAAGGCAGAACTAGTGGTTTTGAACAAATCACTAACGCCGATAAGTATTTAGACTTCTTCGGCAAGTATCGTGACTAG
- a CDS encoding cobalamin-independent methionine synthase II family protein, producing the protein MPRNEDILRALRKRSKGSLSEEDFIKLIDAEEEAVLRMQEKHGISYVTSGELSRDNYVSFISTKLNGVKMMSMSEMLEYIDDKKAFEQILSILDVPAISIKNAICTGKVSRKTNIVCDELKRLKARTDHKVKITLPGPYLVTRSMWLYNLSSKAYGSKEELGEDVIKIYKEEIEELQKIGVDIIQFDEPVLTEVVFTEGKPRTFMCAALSEKKDPTEELKFATHLIKSCMEHIDRTKSIRALHVCRGNWSKDESILLEGPYTPLIKLFEDIDTDALFLEFSTKRAGELKSLFTSDKIRKNYILGLGVINPRTDEIESHEDMVKRAEEALGYIDKERLFLNPDCGFATFANRPVSTLEIIDKKLAELETAVKELKEKYE; encoded by the coding sequence ATGCCAAGAAATGAAGATATATTAAGGGCCCTTAGAAAGAGATCTAAGGGTTCTCTAAGTGAAGAGGATTTTATTAAGTTAATAGATGCTGAGGAAGAAGCCGTCCTACGCATGCAAGAAAAACACGGCATCAGCTACGTCACATCAGGCGAATTATCAAGAGATAACTACGTTTCATTTATATCGACAAAGTTAAATGGCGTTAAAATGATGTCAATGTCTGAGATGCTTGAGTACATCGACGATAAAAAAGCATTTGAACAAATACTTTCTATACTTGACGTTCCAGCCATAAGCATAAAAAACGCAATATGTACAGGAAAAGTCTCTCGTAAGACCAATATCGTTTGTGACGAACTAAAGAGACTAAAGGCAAGAACTGATCACAAGGTAAAAATCACTTTGCCAGGACCCTATCTAGTAACTCGCTCAATGTGGCTATATAACTTATCTAGCAAGGCTTACGGTTCTAAGGAAGAGCTTGGCGAAGATGTTATCAAGATTTATAAGGAAGAGATAGAAGAGCTTCAAAAGATTGGCGTTGACATAATTCAGTTTGATGAACCAGTTTTAACTGAAGTCGTATTTACCGAAGGAAAGCCGCGTACCTTCATGTGTGCAGCGCTTTCAGAAAAGAAAGATCCGACAGAGGAGCTAAAATTTGCGACTCACCTAATTAAGTCATGCATGGAGCATATCGATAGGACTAAGTCGATACGCGCGCTTCACGTCTGCCGTGGCAACTGGTCCAAGGACGAGAGCATTTTACTAGAAGGACCATATACACCGCTAATCAAATTATTTGAAGACATAGATACAGACGCACTATTCCTTGAATTTTCAACAAAGAGAGCAGGCGAGCTAAAAAGCTTATTTACTTCAGACAAAATTAGAAAAAATTATATCCTAGGTCTTGGCGTTATCAATCCAAGAACTGATGAGATTGAATCGCATGAGGATATGGTCAAGAGAGCCGAAGAAGCGCTTGGCTATATTGACAAAGAAAGATTATTCTTAAACCCAGACTGCGGTTTCGCTACTTTTGCAAATAGACCTGTATCAACACTTGAAATAATTGACAAAAAATTAGCAGAGCTTGAGACAGCAGTTAAAGAATTGAAGGAAAAATATGAGTAG
- a CDS encoding glutathione peroxidase, protein MFYDYKVKNILGEEVSMSEYKGKVVLIVNTASKCGFTKQYEGLEELYEKYKDQGFVILGFPCNQFGSQEPGDNAEIKNFCTSTFSVTFPMMSKVDVNGESADPLYKFLKKEQGGILGDEIKWNFTKFLVDREGRVVDRFASQKTPKALEKEVEKLL, encoded by the coding sequence ATGTTTTACGATTATAAAGTTAAGAACATATTAGGTGAAGAAGTTTCTATGTCTGAGTACAAAGGCAAGGTAGTGCTTATAGTTAACACTGCAAGCAAGTGCGGCTTTACTAAGCAGTACGAAGGTCTTGAAGAATTATACGAAAAGTATAAGGACCAAGGCTTTGTGATCTTGGGCTTTCCATGCAATCAATTTGGCTCTCAAGAGCCGGGAGACAATGCTGAGATAAAAAATTTCTGCACATCTACATTTAGCGTGACTTTCCCTATGATGTCAAAGGTCGATGTCAATGGTGAGAGTGCAGATCCTTTGTACAAATTTTTGAAAAAGGAGCAAGGCGGCATACTTGGTGACGAGATTAAGTGGAACTTCACAAAGTTCTTGGTCGATAGAGAAGGAAGGGTTGTAGATAGATTCGCTTCACAAAAGACACCTAAGGCACTTGAAAAGGAAGTAGAAAAACTATTGTAG
- a CDS encoding OsmC family protein, whose product MSSYGNFNSTEEMGRFDFTMRATSNDIKTVNSYGDMAFISTDQELPYDNEKKELSSVEIFLAGILESMMLTIIREAKIKKLSLDEIEAKAEVKTTNPLRTLKVVGVDDAPRIDEIKIKVYYYIDDITREEADKFMRDALDMDMVYSGVKKGFNIETEFIYEL is encoded by the coding sequence ATGAGTAGCTACGGTAATTTTAATAGTACGGAAGAGATGGGCCGCTTTGATTTTACGATGAGAGCGACATCGAACGACATCAAAACCGTTAACAGCTACGGCGACATGGCCTTCATATCGACAGACCAAGAGCTGCCATACGATAACGAGAAAAAAGAATTATCGTCGGTGGAGATATTTTTGGCAGGAATTTTGGAGTCGATGATGCTCACAATCATTAGAGAAGCCAAAATCAAGAAGCTTTCACTAGATGAGATAGAAGCAAAGGCAGAAGTAAAGACGACAAACCCACTTCGTACGCTAAAAGTAGTTGGCGTTGATGATGCACCGCGCATAGACGAGATTAAGATCAAAGTGTATTATTATATAGACGATATCACAAGAGAAGAAGCAGATAAGTTTATGAGAGATGCTTTGGATATGGATATGGTTTATAGCGGAGTGAAAAAGGGATTTAACATAGAGACAGAATTTATATATGAGCTATAG
- a CDS encoding carboxymuconolactone decarboxylase family protein — MDFNKERELNGAMNKELVNSAPEIMKAFGDLHAVYTKESAATLIEKEMVALGISITIKCIPCMLAHITSFKKAGGTREQLVDVIKTCILMNGGPGTAYGAKALAMYDELD; from the coding sequence ATGGATTTTAACAAAGAAAGAGAATTAAATGGTGCTATGAACAAAGAGCTAGTCAATTCAGCGCCAGAAATCATGAAAGCCTTTGGTGACTTGCATGCTGTTTACACAAAAGAAAGCGCTGCTACACTCATTGAAAAAGAAATGGTTGCTCTAGGCATCTCAATCACAATCAAGTGCATACCATGTATGCTAGCTCACATCACAAGCTTTAAAAAAGCAGGCGGCACAAGAGAACAACTTGTTGACGTTATCAAAACTTGTATCTTGATGAATGGCGGTCCAGGAACTGCGTATGGGGCAAAGGCGTTAGCGATGTATGACGAACTAGACTAA